The genomic segment GCCTGGGAAGAACGAAAGAAGCAAAGCGAGAATtattgtcaagagagagagagagagagagagagagagagagagagagagagagagagagagagagagagagaaggatatggGATCCATGAagtggaaacaaaaaatatgaaaaccatttttcttttatgagttTAATAAGAATGTTCCACTAGTTGGGATATGGAGAAATTTCGTCTCTGTAACATTatctgataataaaaaaaaaaaaaaaaaaaaagaaactgtgcAGCCCTACACGTTTCAGTGTTGCCCCGCTGGCGTGCTCGGGATGCATACTTAGGTGTGTACACTATTATGGTGAAACTAaaatcttatttctctctctctctctctctctctctctctctctctctctctctctctctctctctctctctctctctaagaaggaAGCCACTACTCACCTGTGGAGATATAAGGGATGTGGAGGAGGCGAGAGAGGTGATAGAGCCGTACTGGTCGCGCTGTCCTGAGGCCAGGGATGTCACGGAGCCATAATGCGCCCCAATCAAACCCTCATCGCTGTTCGTTGAATCCAGAGACGACATGCGGGGATGTGACGATCCTGCTCCTATTCCTCCGCGCTTCCTCATGTCATGGCGTTCAAAAGCTCTCATGATGTCGTCAATTTTAGGAGTGGTGGAGGCTCCCACACGAGGGAATGAGATGCCGATGTTGGCACGAGGACGCGAGAAGGCATCCAGGACCTCCTTGCTTGAGGTCCGTGAAAGAGAGGTTTCAGGAGTGAAGAGATCGTCGCGGGAGTCCGTGGAGGCAGTTGGACTAAGCTGGGAACATCCGGTGAGGTAATTAGAGTCCATCACgcccccatcaccaccctcaaTGAGACTAGTAGGTCGGGATGGCGCGCCCCCAGTGCCCCCTTCACGTCGGTCGCGCATTTTGACGCCACCATTGCCATATTCTGGCATCGAGAGCTTGCGATCAGGAACTTCTGCCCGAGGAATATCAAGATTCTCGGCGCGAGTGTCACCACTGCTACTGAGGCTGTTGGACGAAGACTGGGTAGATTCGCTATGGAGATCTGACTGAGCTGGTTGAGCCCCATCCACGTCAGACTGGTTATCGTACAGTCTGGAGGGACGCGTCGGCTTCTCCTGAGTAGATGTCGTTGCCGATCGTTCCTCATACTGGCGTGAAGACCGAACAGAGGCCTCAAGTCGACCATTGCTTTCCCTGCGAGCCAGGTTTGGTTGGGGAGGCGCTGCCGTGTCTTCTTCAGCACGCTGTTGCCACTTCTCTGCCAAGGCGCGGAATCCACCTGAATTTTTCTTGGTGTGGTCAGGGGAGCTTGAATCGGAGGCCCTCCTCATTCGTTGAATTTTTGATTCTATATCTGAAGTGGAGTTGGTTGATCCATATTTCATCTCCAGTTCAGCCCAACGATTTCCCCTCCTGGGATTGGATGGCACACCTTGGCTTGTGTCAGAGGAATCCGAAGCCTCCGTAGTCCGCCGCGAGGGTGGTGATGAGAGTTGGACTTCAGCGATTACATCCTTGTTGTTGCATTCGTTAAGTTGCTCAAAATCATCAGTGATTTCATTTACATAAGCAACTTTTAACTGCGATTCCTTGTACATTTCTCCCTCCTGGTCAAAATAAACAGGCTCCGCAGACACCTTCGCTTCGTCATACTTGGTGACGTGGATGACAGAGTCTTTCGAGTTCCGTCTGGATGAATCATGAGAAGATCGTCGAGATGAGGCTGTGGATGAAGTTGATGAAGTAGACGCTTGGCGCCGCAAGCCAGTCACCTTGGGTCCCTCCCGTAGCTCAGAGTCTAGCCGATTAGGAAACCGATCTGAATCTTCCCCTCTGTCCGAGGAACTGGAGTATTTGCGGATTATTTCCGGAGTCTGGTGTTCGTCACTGTTTCTTCCTGAGCTGCATCTCGCAGAATTGATCACATTCCTTCTGTTTTCTGCCTCAATGCTTCCACGCTTCAGAACTCTTCTAGCGGCATCCTGGTCATCCAATGAATTTTGTTGAGATAACCGTGACCTGTAACCTCTGCCACGACGGTCCTCAAGCTCGTCCTGTTCAGGCATCGGGGAGGATGGGGGTGACATGCCCTGAGAGTAGCTGGATTGTGTAGAGCTGACTGCAGAGTCATTGTCACTGTCTTCGGCTCTGTTATGGCGAGACTCGTATGAATTTTTCTGGGAGAGAGGCAGCTTACTGTAACTGTGCCTATCACTGTTATATCTGCCATCGTTCATGTCATAAGTGTGCTCTGAACTGGGTGGAGAAATGGTCTCTAAGCTCTTGGGAGGAGAGTGACATGGAGGGGTAGGAGACGGCTGTGACAAGTCACTAGTAGGTGAGGTGCTGCATGCGCTGTGAGAGCGACCACTAAGTGGGGGGAGGTTATCTGACTTACTAAATACACTCATATTCTTTCGCTTAAATGCAGGTGAATATTTGGGTAAAGTGCTGGTGCCATGGCTCTTCCATGGCGGAGCATTGAGGGAGCTGTGTCTACTGGTGTTAGACTCACAAGAATCGATGCTGGAAATAGAATCTGCCTTGTAGAGCCTGGGAGAACGCTGACCTTCACGTGGGAGGGACATGGTTTTGGAGGCTGTTGTTGGCGGTACACTGGAGATACGAGGCAGGTCGATGGAGGCCTTGTCACTCCCCTCGCTTCCACGACTCTCAGGAATCACCAGTCCAAGAAGTTTTGAGCCGaagcttttccttctctgttctaTCAGATTCGTGAGTGACGTGCGGCGCTCTCGCTCCTCTGGCTTTTCAATTCCGTACTGGTATACGGAAGGTCGGTCGTAGGCACCAACACTGTGACGCTTTGTAAGAGATGTTCTACCTATGTCAATCAGAGACTGTGAGCGTGAGTGGAGACCGCTTGAACTAGACTCAtcatccctcttttcctctcgcATGCCGTGGCTCCGTGGAGTTGGTGGTGTGTCTTGTCTGATATCCACCTCACTGGATGCTGTTGACATGTGCTTGGTGTTATCTTTAGGCTCAGAAGTACTAACATTGATCATGGAGCTAAACACAGAGGTCTTGCTTAGGGACCGAGAGCTGCTGTGGGGCTCGCGGCCAGATTTGGAGTTGGAGCTAGCAGAGTTATCAAGCCGAACGTCGTCCTCAGTGAAGGAGCGCTTCATCGttccctcttcactctcctgCTTATCCAGCTTCCTGGTTTTAGGGTGGGGCTGGTCAGGGCCGTCTGTAGAGAACATGGCGATCTTATCTCGGACACTCTTCTCGCTGCGTTCGTCCTGTCTGCGCCAACGGCTTCGTGTGGGAGTTTGTTCCCTTGACTTGCGTTCTTCATTTCCCGTCCACTTGTTGTTGCCTGAATCTAAGGTCCTGTCACTGCTGTAGGTCTTACTGGCTGTGGGGGAAGAACGAGGTATGGGTGGGGGTGGGCCGAGGGGAGTGCCCGGAGCTGAGCGGGTGCGTGGCGTGGTGGCGGAGGGAGGGGGACTGCCGGGACTGTCTAGCTCCATGGCTAGGCGGGAGTAGCGGGCGTAGCGAGACATTTTATCTGGTAGACCCTCGGCGTAGTTGCTGGGGAACTCATGTCCGTCTGGGGGAAGCCTGGAGTAGGGAGGGGGCGCGCCGCCCGAGGAGGAGAAGCGGTGCTCGCAGGTAGCCACGCTcacgctgccgccgccacctggAAAGAAATGATTCACTGTTATTcacaaaacatacatatatatgatCAAGGAAATAACACGACAGATTATCACATGCATGATACATGAGAGATGTAAGGATTTACTGAAGTAAACAATAATGTTATTGCAGCTGTTTGCTGCAATAATTATATGCATACATATGATGTcaatgtaataataaaaaaaaaagatatatatatatatatatatatatatatatatatatatatatatatatatatatatatatatatatatatatatatatatatatatatatatatatatatatatatataaatgtggtGTTACCAAAGTTCTCGCCCCAGCTTAGCATTCCAGTGTACCGAGCATGTGAAGTAATTGACCTCACACCTCGAGGCGCTGATCTACCTTAGGGTTCACTTGCTTATTTTGTGTAAGCCAACAATAACCGGATACTGCGCTGAACGTTGGCAGGTCGACGTAATTCAAGGTTATGTTGTATCGATAAGCGACGTGAATGCTAAGCATCCACTGGTAGGCAGGAacaattacatgaaaaaaaaatattagtgatGTGTTATAAAAGCCTCAAGGTCGATTTGACTAAATTGCTCATTGTCACTGTGCCATTGATATAATTTttattcatcatcttcttttaaagtaacatctattttttttacgaatTTACTATAAAAAAACGAGTTACATGATCATGGAATTTCTGGCAAACGTGATCTTCTTTGACTGTGTGCCTTGAGGGTGGGAATGTCTGTCAGGGACCAGAATCATAATGGTCGTTGATGCAGGGATTGAATACTGAAGGCCACTTTAAGGGTAAAGAACAGTATTCGATGCTGTTATAGGTAAAGAAAGACATATCTCCCTGCTCCGTAACGTTTTACCGTGCATAATGGTAAAATTCTGACTTGGaataacgagaaagaaaaaaaagaaaccagaagTTAGAGATAAAGGTAAGAAGTGATGTCTAGTAATTATtatgaagtgtcttttgagtaacGGATCGAAAATATGAGTAAGCTACCAAATTCAAATcaagaaatgggagagaaacGAGGCTTCACGGCTGCCCTCGAGGCCCCACAGCACAATGCCATAAATGAGTATTAGAAAACAAGTTACGAGGCCATTTAGGGATATCAGGCAGAAGGCCAAATGCCTCTCAGGGTTTTAATGGAGCTGCAGAATTGTGAGAGGATACCGTACCAGACCACCTGTCCCTCCGGTCACCCATGCACACGATCTACCTATCCCACACATTAAGTCAGTAGAGGGCGGGTGGGTAGTGCGACCCGGGGAGGGGACGTGGACAGGCTAGTGGATGACATTCAGAAATGGAGAAGGCCAGCAACGTATGGAATGCAAAGAGTTTGGCTTATACGTAGCGTGTGTGAGCTCACGTAGTCTCTTTCAATGGAACCCCAGCAGAATTTTCAATTTCATAATGGTGATGTTGACATATATAACCTGCGTGTAGCGAGTAGTGATGCCAGTGATGATGTTACAAAAAAGAACTGGACAAGAGATAAGGATTATGTTGTTTTCATGAATACGGCTAGGAACATCAGAACTGGCGTAAATGGAAAAGATAATGTATGTACTACAAAATCAAGTATATATAAGTAAACATGTACAGTCGTGGGGAGAAATCGAGTAACCTGGCACACTCATTTCtgttttgcgttttctttcaatcttaAAGTAATCTTTTTGTCCTTAGAATCAATAAGTTGTCAGGACTTGAGATTAAATGAAAACGTTCAAGATAGTGGAAAAGTGCGGCACGTTAACAAACTTTTAACCGTGGCAATACCTGCAGGCAGTGGGAAGGAATCAAGGAATCAAAACGTGGAAACGAAGGAAACCTGACCTGAAGGTTAGGAACAATAGTGTAAACGAGAGAGGATGACAGGAAGAGGTGTGAGACAGAGGACTGGAACACTGGGGAAAAATAGCAATAACCAAGAGGTCACGGGGCTAATCGAATCCTGCAAGGACgtggcacattttttttttttcaaaggacGCAGTACGCCCGTCACTTCTTCTGCAGCATTTCCCATGTTCTTACAGGTCACTGATTGTCACTATAAGTCTTCGCCACAAGGCTCtatcttctactcctcttcaAACCAAATTACACTATCGAgtaatcctttcctctccatttataATCAACGAGAACATTCACCCCTACGACCTTCTGAATAAGTGCTATGAGAAAATGTTCTTCGGGAATGTTTAATaatatgggtctctctctctctctctctctcttactctctcagTATTCTCCTATGCAGTCGTACTTCTTACTTTAGACCTGCCCTCATCTCCAGTCGACATTTAAATCCATCGATCTTTTCCCTAAATATCGCTCAAGGTGGCCAGAAACATACCGTCAGTAACACGAAGAAAGTATAACATGAGATTTAGGTACACGTCCCAGCAATCCTAATTACTTAAGGCGAAAAACTAGGTAActtggaagaaaaaggaagtctGTCTCACAAGAAACATTCATTATGCTTTCGAATTACGTGCATGTATCTTGCTTCCTCACTTGCTTATTGTGTGGCTGGTGGACAATGCACGTGTGAATCTTCCCATTCCCAAGTAATCACGCCTCTAAGTGCATACCCTGTCAGCTACAGAGGGAGCAGCGGGAATGGTGAAAGTGACAGACTCCTGCAACTCTATATGTTATTACACACTGTTGTTCGCTCACCAAGTATAAAGGTATGGAATCAGGTACTATATGAGGGGATTAATTCGCTGTATTTCTTTCCTGTCGGTGAATTTCCAGTGTCTTCATTCATGCCATTTCGTTCAGATATTTggctcaggagagagagagagagagagagagagagagagagagagagagagagagagagagaggagagagagagagagagagagagagagagagagagagagagagagagagagagagagagagagagatgaattaaaCTCAACGTTCTCGTTCATTTGAGACATCTAAAACATTTATTGATCACCCAATTTTACAAGGTACATTATAAAGTATGTAGTTAAATCTTGGCTAACCCTCTTAAAATGCGGTAGTACTTTTCCGGCAGGCACGCACAACGAAACTAAAACTGCTGACACTGATACGAAACACGATAAGCCAGTTAGTTAACCCACTCCACTGGTCCtcccctttcatttctcctcgcCAGGCCAGGTGTGCCACGTGTTCTTAACCCAGGCGTGGTGAACTGAAAGCGTCACATCTCCACCTCCGCCACGCCTCGTCACACATACAAGCCCGTCACGCCAAGAGCTCGGGGAAATGGGATTAATAGAAAAGTAGATGAAAGTCTGATTCAGTAAGACGATTTTGGGGGAAGCGATAGACTGGTAGAAGGAAGTGCGTGAACATCTACCTACGTAGGTGAAGAATGGCTTGAGAAACACGAGTATATGAAATTCCAGTCAGACCACATTCTCCTCTGGCGCTTCTCCCAGGCCTTGTCTTCCGGATGGCTGGGACAGATGGAGTGAAGGCGGCCGGTTCCGTGAGTAAAGGGCGGTGCGGGagtgagaagggaggggagcatGAACAGCTCGGGTGTGGGAAGGCAAGGGCGGGCGGGCGTGAggtagaggaaaggggagactaACCTTAAGTTGTCTGGTTTTCAGAAATCGACCCtgtacttccttccctcccctgccctgccGCCACGACCCCCTTCCCGGAACTAGGGTGTTGAGTGTCTGTTCTCACCTATGTTCGTAACAGTTGCCTGGTGTTGTTATGGGAGAGAAATTTCGTGCCTTATTCGAAgttttattggtggtggtggcagtggtggtgatggtggtggtggtactttcTGGATAAATGAGTAATATGGTTGTGTCTCATGATACGGGAGTCTGTATTGGGCTGTAGTTAATAACGTTGTAGAAATGAGGTGGTTATTGGAGAGATtactgtatgagagagagagagagagagagagagagagagagagagagagagagagagagagagagagagagagagagagagagagagagaagagagataatgTATGAGGAAAATGAAGCAGGCGTTGGACTGGCACGGCCCCAGGTGGGTGTTTGGGAGAGTAGGGCGggctgggagaggtgaggtgcgGGTTACGGGTTTGGAGCGAGAGTTAGGGGGCGCAGTACTGTTACCTCTGAACCGACACCACAGCTCGGCCGGGACTAGCTCCGCCTTGAGACaagtataagaggaggaggaggaggaggaggaggaggaggtggcgaaGGTGGTGGTCCGTTGCTGCTGTCTGGCCACCTTTATCTGACCACGCTGGAATCTGCCCACAGGTTGAACGGTGCAGGGCGAGGGAGGCAAAAAGCATACTATATACGAGCAAGTGAGCGAgtgttcctcctcttgctgtctGACCGCTACAACTGTCTAGCTTCTCACACAGAAAAAGAGCACCATTTTTTctcaaaacaaaccaaacagcCAAGTCTTCCAGCGCAAAAATCAGCCGCGTGTGCAATCGAGGATTCTTAAATATTTCAACTGGTTACCACTTTGGCCAGCATGACTCACCACCGTCCAGGTAGTTTGGCGGGATGGCGGTGCGCGGCGGGGCGGTGAAGAGAGGGCAAGTTGGGTGCTCCAGGGTGCTgcagggaggtggaggtagtgttggtagaggtggtggtggttagtatGAGCCTCACCTGTCTAACAAACACAGCTGTGTCGCTTAGGGAATGCCGTAACTCAATCAGAGTTACGTGTGCGGTGTTGTTTAATTTGTTATGTTAGGAGTAAgttgacaaaaaaaagtgtattgttTAGTTGGCTGTATTTATAAACATATTTACcgacttgtttatttatttaggaaTCACGTTgtctgttttatatttttctttgtatagaGCCTTCAAGAACCGGATCTGCCTGCAAGTAACCTTATCGAGTCTCCTTGAGCCATGAACCCCGAAGGAAGACCAAATACTCGTAACCTCAAAGTAGTACTCAGCCTTTctttcaatcacacacacacccacacacacacacacacacacacacccacacacacacacacacacacacacacacccttagcCTTACAGAAGCGAGCAAACAAAACACTATTTCTGTTGTAAATTAATACGAATATGGTAAGACAATTTATCATCCGTTCGCCTATTCAGAGCGGCCCTGTCATGCAAAAGCTGCTGCATCACCCACCCAGTGAAGTGACCTCCGTAAGCATTGATCGAGAGAGCCGGGCAGGAATCCACGTCACGAAGATAAACAATCCATCAGAACCCGGAATCAGACGAACACTTGTTGCACTAGAAGCCATTTTCATGAATCAATCTCACGACAAGGCATTATGTGTCTCGATTTCTGATTGATACAAGGACGCGATGATCAAGTATATGTAAGAGTGTGCTGGAGGGAGCGAAGtagaggggagtggagggagggaggtggagatgcGAGCAGTGATAAGGGAGAGGCCATTGGTACAGGACCTGTTCTCATCCCGAGTTGGCCATTGTATtcttctctgcctttcctcACATATGGAGAGACGGTAACCTAATTTTTTCACCTGTTCAAGGACTACAATAACTTTTGCCACTCGTTAAAACCCTAAATAGAAAGGAACAGTGGGAAATTATGTTCCCATCCAAAGCCAGCCATTACTCTTGCCTGCCTTTCCTTACCTACAGATGGAGAGACGATAACCAAATCTTACATGTGTTAAACGACTATAATAACTTGTTTTTTCCCGCCAGTTAAAACCTCAGACAAGAAAGGTCAGTGGGAAAAATCCAGTTCTCATCACTAAACATTGTATCCTTGCCAGTCTTTCCACACCAATCCAACCTACAACTGGATAGAGGATAACCAAATCTTTCACCTGATAAATGACCACAATAACATTTCCCGCCAGTTAAAATCCTAAAGATTCCTGGAAATGGAGCGAGATACATCTGTCTGGCTTTTAACGGAGGTTCCAGAGTCTAAGAAATGGAGGGTAATTGTACTATCGACAGCTCTATCGGTGCACCGGACGAACGGCATCTGTAGTGGCAAGACCGGTGTTGCGGGAGTGTTGGCAGGCTTTCcggaacaccaccagcaccaccaccagcactgcgGCACGGCGAGCAGGTGTGGAGCAGGTCATGTGGGAAAGCAGTGGAAGAAGTAGGAGGTGGAGTGGAATGGAAGAGAATACTGGGTGGAGGTAAGGACGATAAGCAGCaaggtgaagaaaggaggaagaggaagaggaggaggaggaggaggaggaagaggaggaggaggaggaggaggaggaggaggaggaggaggaggaggaagggtgaaggttATATGTGTGGGTGGTGAGGGTTGAGTGTCATAATACTGGTCGTGGCGCGTTGAAATAAATCTggcttccaccaccatcaccaccatcaccaccattaccatcccCATCACCTCGCTAACAACGACAGCGAAACAGCAACCATCATCACGACAAACATTATTTACGACTCATGTCCACACACTCGTCATCAACGGAGTCGTCTTCTCTGGccactcattcattccttcacatcGCAACGCTCACCTCATTCCCGTTATCCAAGTCATTCacgcttccctctccttcaatccgtcacctctctctctctctctctctctctctctctctctctctctctctctctctctctctctctctctctctctctccaccaggtCACTCTTCCTGTTCCGCACACTTACACTCACCTCACCACTTTAGtcaaacctttctttttttttctttttttcttccactctcttcttacccGCAGCAAACTCTTCAAGTAGTCCACTCTTCTCTCCACTCGGGATATggccctccttctccctccactccacACCTGTACCTCCGTATATAAAACACACTCCACTGCTGGCTCGCTCGCTCGCCCACTCCACCCTCTTCTCATAACCTCTCACCTTCAcccgtttctctccctcctctcttctttcttttgccttattttttcagagagagagagagagagagagagagagagagagagagagagagagagagagagagagagagagagagagagagagagagagagagagagagagagagagagagagagagagggtggggggttgaggagtgaggaaatgaaactTGGTAAGATGCGAATGAATTAAACGCACAAATGAACCACATCCAGCCAAAAACTACAGAAGACTGGTTTTAATGAGATACTCTGAGCAGGGCTGATAAAAAAAGCTCCATGCGAAAgaaatcaaggaggaggaggaggaggaggaggaggaggaggaggaggaggaggagggagaagtatACGGAAGAATCGAGACGGAGCAAGAGTCCTCCATCATTACCACAACAAAGAACCGTAAAGAACAAAGTCTTCCCTCACGACCATGCAAATCCGTGGCCTGCTCTTCGGGAGGCGTGGCAGGCCCTGGTTTATATATACGTacgaaccaccaccactaacatcaccaccaccaagatgTGACTGGGCCCGGGTCGCCTGAGGTCATCTCCAGGTCATAAGGGGGTCACAAGGGGTGGGGCTAAAGGGACTATGAAACTTGAAGGGATTTCAACACGAACTCATCTAAAGAAGGGAATGATTTAAAACTGCCATGATGAAGTGAAAGTgcgagaataggaagaagaagagttaaatgtgaagaggaatgggaagcgtgagagggatgagagaggcgAGAGtggcgagtggtggtggtggtggtggtggaatgaggTGGAGGTAACAAGAAAGTATGGCATGGTCTTTGTTCAGTCTGGCTTGGCTGGCTATCGGCgtccccttcattccttccagaCCTCTCGCGatctcgccacacacacacacacacacacacacacacacacacacacacacacacacacacacacgccaagcACGGGTAATGCGGCCACAGTGTCAGCAGAAGAACCAGAATGAGTTAAGGTCGCAGCTTCCCCCCAacaaggaatagagaaaaaaaaagtaagtaaatgtCAAATATCCGCATGAGAGTTGACGGCCAGAAATAACTAAACCAAGTGAAGACAATGACTACTAAACGCGCAGGGGTGGTGTGTGAAGACAACAGTATACAGGTGTGTGGCGAGCTGTTGGTCCGCAGAAAACGagaatgccacacacacacacacacacacacagagagagagagagagagagagagagagagagagagagagagagagagagagagagagagagagagagagagagagagagagagagagagagagagagagagagagagagagagagagaccggccCATCTTCTACCCACTCCGTCCTTCACCTGAAGACCGACTatgtgggagagagagcgagtgggAACGAGAGAGAAGGTTAATTCATTCACGTGCACCGCCACTACACAACAATTCGGGTCCTGCACCGAGGCCGACACCACCGCACGGGGCACCGGAACCAAACACGCCCCGGGACCAGACATTTCCTCCCGTCGCCAATGGCAGGAGAGGATAAATTACAGAGCGCCACGTCCTGTCTCGGttgttcctcctgctgcttctttttcagCGCCGCGCCACATGGCTCACTTATTGGTAGGTGCACTCAGTCCCGTTACAAATGTCAATCAGTCACTGGAGAGGCTGAGATGAATGGGATTTGTAATTCAGCGAAACGTAGTGAAAAGACACATTACGTATTGAAAAACGAAACATTACTCTTGTCACATTATTTTTCCTGTCAAATGTTAGTAGAGATTCTTATAGTGAAGTCATGCAGATACAAACACTGGTTTTCTCTCACACTTCATACTGGTTACACATTTCCTCTTTATGCCCTACAGCAGAAGCAGCTGGTCCCACATTTGAACAAACATCCGCTCAGCTCAACCACAG from the Scylla paramamosain isolate STU-SP2022 chromosome 17, ASM3559412v1, whole genome shotgun sequence genome contains:
- the LOC135108498 gene encoding serine/arginine repetitive matrix protein 2-like isoform X2 — encoded protein: MIVCTSYQEERHIVQNEGGGGSVSVATCEHRFSSSGGAPPPYSRLPPDGHEFPSNYAEGLPDKMSRYARYSRLAMELDSPGSPPPSATTPRTRSAPGTPLGPPPPIPRSSPTASKTYSSDRTLDSGNNKWTGNEERKSREQTPTRSRWRRQDERSEKSVRDKIAMFSTDGPDQPHPKTRKLDKQESEEGTMKRSFTEDDVRLDNSASSNSKSGREPHSSSRSLSKTSVFSSMINVSTSEPKDNTKHMSTASSEVDIRQDTPPTPRSHGMREEKRDDESSSSGLHSRSQSLIDIGRTSLTKRHSVGAYDRPSVYQYGIEKPEERERRTSLTNLIEQRRKSFGSKLLGLVIPESRGSEGSDKASIDLPRISSVPPTTASKTMSLPREGQRSPRLYKADSISSIDSCESNTSRHSSLNAPPWKSHGTSTLPKYSPAFKRKNMSVFSKSDNLPPLSGRSHSACSTSPTSDLSQPSPTPPCHSPPKSLETISPPSSEHTYDMNDGRYNSDRHSYSKLPLSQKNSYESRHNRAEDSDNDSAVSSTQSSYSQGMSPPSSPMPEQDELEDRRGRGYRSRLSQQNSLDDQDAARRVLKRGSIEAENRRNVINSARCSSGRNSDEHQTPEIIRKYSSSSDRGEDSDRFPNRLDSELREGPKVTGLRRQASTSSTSSTASSRRSSHDSSRRNSKDSVIHVTKYDEAKVSAEPVYFDQEGEMYKESQLKVAYVNEITDDFEQLNECNNKDVIAEVQLSSPPSRRTTEASDSSDTSQGVPSNPRRGNRWAELEMKYGSTNSTSDIESKIQRMRRASDSSSPDHTKKNSGGFRALAEKWQQRAEEDTAAPPQPNLARRESNGRLEASVRSSRQYEERSATTSTQEKPTRPSRLYDNQSDVDGAQPAQSDLHSESTQSSSNSLSSSGDTRAENLDIPRAEVPDRKLSMPEYGNGGVKMRDRREGGTGGAPSRPTSLIEGGDGGVMDSNYLTGCSQLSPTASTDSRDDLFTPETSLSRTSSKEVLDAFSRPRANIGISFPRVGASTTPKIDDIMRAFERHDMRKRGGIGAGSSHPRMSSLDSTNSDEGLIGAHYGSVTSLASGQRDQYGSITSLASSTSLISPQELAQLIEEANQSLEESGTPSHEILVVVLHREIVGHGSIGITLAGGADYETKEITVHKVIPGSLADRDGRIQRGDRVLSINGKNLRGVSHKEALSILKSPRPEVVLVLSRSRSVTPQESNMTESDGNFIHRPSLINHVTSPRPPKILESPMDSKSLISDVAAMSVPRGPPFTITLVKDGAGLGFSLEGGKDSPLGDRPLTVKKIFSGGAADKGGILKVGDELVSVNAVDVTGMARIEAWNFLKKLPDGTVTLVLRQKLDGSSAKNEE